The Phenylobacterium koreense genome window below encodes:
- the dnaE gene encoding DNA polymerase III subunit alpha, which translates to MSDAVSEGFVHLRVRSAYSLLEGAIKADKISGLAKAAEMPAVALTDRANLYGALEFSVTSKDAGVQPIIGCALPVTGIGGRQAERWAKAPTIVLLAQSEAGYLNLSELSSFCYLESDDGGDVSVAWEKVAARAEGLILLSGGVDGPVDPLMAAGKVEEGQAALAEMARVFGDRFYIELQRHGMPAQAAAEGELVAYAYDHDIPLVATNDVYFAKESMHEAHEVLLCIADGAFISQDERRRVTPEHWFKPAADMRALFADLPEACDNTLDIARRCAFMVKKRDPILPRFNTDGGRSEADELAHQAREGLKMRIARGQAAAFPAADYEARLEREIGVITQMGFPGYFLIVSDFIKWAKAHDIPVGPGRGSGAGSLVAYSLTITDLDPLRYGLLFERFLNPERVSMPDFDIDFCQERREEVISYVQGHYGRDRVAQIITFGTLQARAVLRDVGRVLQLPLGLVDRLAKMVPANPANPVTLAKAIEIEPRLQQAKREDEAVKQLLETALQLEGLYRNASTHAAGVVIGDRPLTELTPLYRDPRSELPATQFNMKWVESAGLVKFDFLGLKTLTVIDRALKFLAKRGETIDFATLPLDDEPAYEVMSSGGTVGVFQLEGQGMRDTLRQLRPGSIEDVTAVVSLYRPGPMDNIPAFIDCKFGRREIDYLHPSLEPVLKETYGIIVYQEQVMQIAQILAGYSLGEADLLRRAMGKKKKEEMELQRARFVSGASAKGVPAEQAGSIFDLVDKFAGYGFNKSHAAAYAYVSYQTAWLKANAPVEFYAASMSLDISNTDKLAVFYQDAKRFGVKVRSPDINVSAADFEVENGEVLYALGGIRNVGLQAMEHVVAVRQEGGPFRDIFDFVERVDPKQVNKRAFETLARAGAFDSIHPDRAQLVAMADVLVGHGQSMAADRASSQGSLFGGDQAEAQRPRISKVEPWTPVQRLDEELAAVGFYLSGHPLDDMVTALRRRRTDLLADVLPKAEAGAEAFKMAGVVRRKQERASQSSGEKFAFVTLSDPTGEYEVLFPPESLRKCRDLLEPGKAVAIKVRAKAKDGEVRFFGDDAEPVDKAVENAVAGLRVHVTPRSAEVEALKRRLENVSNPRGGEIILVAGIDGGREVEMKLPGRFSLDVSVRGALKTAPGVMFVEDL; encoded by the coding sequence GTGAGCGATGCGGTGAGCGAGGGTTTCGTCCACCTGCGGGTTCGTTCCGCCTATTCGCTGCTGGAAGGCGCGATCAAGGCCGACAAGATCAGCGGCCTGGCCAAGGCGGCAGAGATGCCGGCGGTGGCGCTGACCGACCGGGCCAACCTCTACGGCGCTCTGGAATTTTCGGTCACCAGCAAGGACGCTGGCGTCCAGCCGATCATCGGATGCGCCCTGCCGGTGACCGGCATCGGCGGCCGGCAGGCAGAGCGCTGGGCCAAGGCGCCGACCATCGTCCTGCTCGCGCAGAGCGAGGCGGGGTACCTCAATCTCAGCGAGCTCTCGTCGTTCTGCTACCTGGAATCCGACGACGGCGGCGACGTGTCGGTGGCCTGGGAGAAGGTCGCGGCGCGTGCAGAGGGCCTGATTCTGCTGTCGGGCGGCGTCGATGGTCCAGTCGACCCGCTGATGGCCGCCGGAAAGGTGGAGGAAGGGCAGGCGGCGCTGGCCGAGATGGCCCGAGTCTTCGGCGACCGGTTCTATATCGAGCTCCAGCGTCATGGGATGCCGGCGCAGGCGGCCGCCGAGGGCGAACTGGTCGCCTACGCCTACGATCACGACATCCCGCTGGTGGCGACCAACGACGTCTATTTCGCCAAGGAAAGCATGCACGAGGCGCACGAAGTGCTGCTGTGTATCGCTGACGGCGCCTTCATCAGCCAGGACGAGCGGCGGCGGGTGACGCCCGAGCACTGGTTCAAGCCGGCGGCCGACATGCGGGCGCTGTTCGCCGACCTGCCGGAAGCCTGCGACAACACCCTCGACATCGCACGCCGCTGCGCCTTCATGGTGAAGAAGCGCGATCCGATCCTGCCGCGGTTCAATACGGACGGCGGTCGTTCCGAAGCCGACGAACTGGCGCACCAGGCGCGCGAGGGCCTGAAGATGCGGATCGCCCGGGGCCAGGCTGCGGCCTTCCCCGCCGCAGACTACGAAGCCAGGCTGGAGCGGGAGATCGGGGTCATCACCCAGATGGGGTTCCCCGGCTACTTCCTGATCGTTTCGGACTTCATCAAGTGGGCCAAGGCGCACGACATTCCGGTCGGGCCGGGGCGGGGCTCGGGCGCTGGTTCGCTGGTGGCCTATTCACTGACCATCACCGACCTCGACCCGCTGCGCTACGGCCTGCTGTTCGAGCGCTTCCTGAATCCGGAGCGGGTCTCGATGCCCGACTTCGATATCGACTTCTGCCAGGAGCGGCGGGAAGAGGTCATCAGCTACGTCCAGGGACATTACGGGCGTGACCGGGTGGCGCAGATCATCACCTTCGGCACCCTGCAGGCGCGGGCCGTGCTGCGGGACGTGGGGCGCGTGCTGCAGTTGCCGCTGGGGCTTGTCGACCGCCTGGCCAAGATGGTGCCGGCCAACCCGGCCAATCCGGTGACGCTGGCCAAGGCCATCGAGATTGAGCCACGCCTGCAGCAGGCCAAGCGGGAAGACGAGGCGGTCAAGCAGCTCCTTGAGACCGCGCTGCAGCTGGAGGGCCTCTACCGCAACGCCTCGACCCACGCCGCCGGCGTGGTGATCGGCGACCGGCCGCTGACCGAGCTGACGCCGCTCTATCGCGATCCGCGCTCCGAGCTGCCGGCGACCCAGTTCAACATGAAGTGGGTGGAGAGCGCCGGCCTGGTGAAGTTCGACTTCCTAGGCCTGAAGACGCTGACGGTCATCGACCGCGCGCTGAAGTTCCTGGCCAAGCGGGGCGAGACGATCGATTTCGCGACCCTGCCGCTGGATGACGAGCCAGCCTACGAGGTGATGTCGAGCGGTGGGACCGTGGGGGTGTTCCAGCTTGAAGGCCAGGGCATGCGCGACACCCTGCGCCAATTGCGCCCCGGCTCGATCGAAGACGTCACCGCCGTGGTCTCGCTCTACCGGCCAGGCCCGATGGACAACATCCCGGCCTTCATCGACTGCAAGTTCGGACGTCGCGAGATCGACTATCTGCACCCGAGCCTGGAGCCGGTGCTGAAGGAGACCTACGGCATCATCGTCTACCAGGAACAGGTGATGCAGATCGCCCAGATCCTGGCTGGCTACAGCCTCGGTGAAGCCGACCTGCTGCGCCGGGCGATGGGCAAGAAGAAGAAAGAGGAGATGGAGCTGCAGCGCGCACGCTTCGTCTCCGGGGCCTCCGCCAAAGGCGTGCCGGCCGAGCAAGCCGGGTCGATCTTCGACCTTGTGGACAAGTTCGCAGGCTATGGTTTCAACAAGAGCCACGCGGCGGCCTACGCCTATGTCTCGTACCAGACAGCCTGGCTGAAGGCGAACGCGCCGGTCGAGTTCTACGCGGCCTCGATGAGCCTCGATATCTCCAACACCGACAAGCTGGCGGTCTTCTACCAGGACGCCAAGCGGTTCGGCGTGAAGGTGCGCAGCCCGGACATCAATGTCAGCGCCGCCGACTTCGAAGTGGAGAACGGGGAGGTGCTTTACGCCCTGGGCGGCATCCGCAACGTCGGCCTCCAGGCCATGGAGCATGTGGTCGCCGTGCGCCAGGAGGGCGGGCCGTTCCGCGACATCTTCGACTTCGTCGAGCGGGTCGATCCCAAGCAGGTGAACAAGCGCGCCTTCGAAACCCTGGCGCGGGCAGGGGCCTTCGACTCCATCCATCCGGACCGCGCCCAGCTCGTGGCCATGGCGGACGTGCTGGTGGGGCATGGGCAGAGCATGGCTGCCGACCGCGCGTCGTCGCAGGGTTCGCTGTTCGGCGGCGACCAGGCCGAGGCGCAGCGGCCGCGAATTTCGAAGGTCGAGCCCTGGACCCCCGTTCAGCGACTGGACGAGGAACTGGCGGCGGTCGGCTTCTATCTGTCGGGCCACCCGCTGGACGACATGGTCACCGCCCTGCGCCGTCGCCGCACCGATCTTCTGGCCGACGTGTTGCCTAAGGCCGAGGCTGGTGCGGAAGCCTTCAAGATGGCGGGGGTCGTGCGCCGCAAGCAGGAGCGGGCCTCACAGTCCAGCGGTGAGAAGTTCGCCTTCGTGACCCTGTCGGACCCGACCGGCGAATACGAAGTGCTGTTTCCGCCGGAGTCGCTGCGCAAGTGCCGGGACCTGCTCGAGCCCGGCAAGGCCGTGGCGATCAAGGTGCGAGCCAAGGCGAAGGATGGGGAGGTGCGTTTCTTCGGCGACGACGCCGAGCCTGTGGACAAGGCTGTGGAGAACGCTGTGGCTGGATTACGTGTCCACGTCACGCCGCGCAGCGCCGAGGTGGAGGCGCTGAAGCGCCGCCTGGAGAATGTGTCCAACCCGCGGGGCGGGGAGATCATCCTGGTCGCCGGGATCGACGGCGGCCGCGAAGTGGAGATGAAGCTGCCGGGCCGGTTCTCGCTGGACGTGTCGGTGCGCGGCGCCCTGAAGACCGCGCCCGGGGTGATGTTCGTCGAAGACCTCTGA
- the sidA gene encoding cell division inhibitor SidA, translated as MVRLARESLAFMSVAGFVWMMCAVAQLAA; from the coding sequence ATGGTTCGCCTGGCTCGGGAATCGCTGGCCTTTATGTCGGTTGCAGGCTTTGTCTGGATGATGTGCGCGGTCGCTCAACTGGCCGCCTGA